GAAAATAATCAAATTGTAAAATAATGGTGCTTGGTGTTGATTCATCAAATAGGTTATCAGGATCTTGAGTATTGCGATAAAAAAAGAGGTGTTCTCGACTATTTAATATTTTTTGATAACGCTTACTTAATTGAGGATCTATATTTTTAAAATAACGCGCAGCCTGTGACACAAACTCTAAGTATTGTTTAATTATTTTTAATGTAATAGGGGGGATAATAACAACGCGGCCAGATCCGATCGCTAATGAATCTTTATCTGAAATGTAATACTCACCTGAAAAAAGGTTTAAATCAGACTTTTTACCTAACCATCCCGTTACTGGTCGATAACCAGAAGATAGCCCTAAAACCATCTGCGAATATGATGTGATCAAATCATGGTGATCTTCTGTAAACCAATAGCTCTTGTTTGCTGCGCTTTTATTAAGACGTTCAATTAACTTATTCATTAAACTAGAAAGGATCTCATCAGATACATATAAAGCAGAGCCGATCTGTTTATTGTCGATCGCACCTTGCTTTTTGGTTTTTTTTTTCACGGAAATATAGGGGCGTGAAATTGAAATAGTTGGTGCTATGTTATAAATATAACGGACAAAATTATCAAAGGTATCGATCAGGTCTTCAATATTAATATGTGTATATGAAAGGGCTGGTAATTTTTGTACATCAGGATCAGATATTAGCTGTGTTAATACAGGATCAATGCCTACCTGTTTATGAAAATGGCTTAAAAACCCACTGATTTTATTTAACGTTAAATGTGTATGGTGTTGCTTATTAATTGTTGATAAAGCACCGGAAAGATCTTCTTTCGTTACTCTTCGTAAAAGCGTTGCATTTTTTAATGAAGAAGGAAAGGTAATATCAAAGTGTTGGCTGACATGGGGTAAATAAAGCGCGACTTCAGGGCGTTGTTTTTGAGATGGAATTACATGTTTTCTAGTGAGGGAGCTGTTCCCGTTTTTAATACTAAATTTGGTGTTAATAATTTGCGGTAGAGCATTCCCTAAAAATAGCATCAATATTAAGCAGTTAACGACTGGTTTTTGCTCTTCAGCTGCAGAGTAATAATGGGTTTCACAATAAGCTAATAATTGCTGTATCTCAAATTCAGTTGCTTGGTTTATGCTACAGGAAGCGGAAATTTTATTTTGGATGATATGGTCTGAAATAGCTTTTGCTTGTAACGCTTGAGCACCATAATGAGAGAGTGTGTGCTCAGAGGAAGCTTCCTTTATCGTTACAACAACAAACTCTTTAGTATTACCAATATTTTCTTCTTGTTGGTATTTCTCGGTCGCTTTTTTTTGGCTTGCAAGTACTTTAACCTCGATGTTATTTTCATCTTCCAATTCAGCATCTTCATAAATTGTTTCAACCATCGCGTGTTTACTCGTAAACTCTCGAGTACCACCGCTCTTTTCTATGCCTTGCTTACCTTCGGCGCAATTACTTAAGGGAGTATGATAGTGTGCTAATTGAGCATCGATTGCTTTAGTGAGCTTTTTCGATAAGTCACTGTTAGGTAAATCTTCTCGTGCAGTTTCAAAGTCACTAATTAGGCTTTGTAGATAGCGATTGCCGACTTTATTAAGCCTAGGCAAGTATGGAGTAAGGTTTTCTCTTTTCCCTTCTGCGTATAGCCTTATCTCATCGCAAGCTCTTTTAATTAAACCTTGAGTGCTTCCCATAAAAATCAATTTAATAGCGACAGAAAGCATCAATGCTTTGTATTGATCAAATTGCTCTAGGTTGTATGATTTTCTGATAGGCTCAGAAGCTAGCATTGCCGGTAAATAATACGTACCTAAATGATCTTTGCAGCGAATCAATAACGTTTTTTTTGTGCAGGGCGTACACTGTGAATATTCTCTTAGTTTTTCTTGTAGTAGGATATCTTCATCAAAACTTACCTTTAAAGTAGGAGAAAGAAGCTGAGTCAGTCGTTTTACTTCTTGTGAAATACAAGAGAGGGCATCTTTTTCGAATGAAGCAGGAAATAGCGTCATAAAGAATATTTCAATATTCTCTTTTTCAAATCTTGCTTTAACGTCATCTTCTGTCATTGATAATCCTCATTCATGTGATATCTTTTCAATTAGAAGTGCTAATATTGTTGAAAATCTAATTTAGGTGAAAAAATGATTAAGCGTAAAAAAGAAAATCTAGATTTATCGTGCCGTTGCTAGCTCTACTGCAATTGAAACGGGTGAGTCTATTCCTGAACTCGAGAAAAAGTTGAAAAATAAAGAAAGTAAATTTAATTGGCTGACTTTGGCGTAAGTACATCACCTATTAACCTTTCCATGTGTTGATAATCACCTGCAACACCCGCTTGAATCGCTTTAAAATAAAACGCTTTATGCTCGTCCCAAAGGTTGTAATTCAAAAGCGAAAAGCCTGCCTTATCTGCAATAACATCCAGTAATAATCGTGCAATCCTATCGTTACCTTCCCTAAAAGGATGGATCAAAATAAACTCTACATGCACCTTTGCTAAAAAATGAATAAGAGATTCTTCGCTTATATTAGGTAAGTCATCGAACTTATTGAGTAGTGATTTTTCAAAGTTATCTAAAAGACTAGGGATTTGTCTCGCAGCCGAAAAATCAAAGCTTCCTTTTCTCATATTTACAGACCTTGCGGTACCTGCCCATTCATAGATATTACCTAACCATTTTCGGTGCCATTCGCTAATGTCTGCGACCGTTAATGAACTTAATGCGGGGTTTGAGCCATCGAATAAATACTGATATAGCTGAACAAGCAGAAGACTTTCAGCTTCATTGATCTCGGCTTCAGAAATGATTCCTTATGAACGATTTATCGGTCTGATTGGTTAATTCGTTTAAATGTTAGGCTTTGCTTAAAAGTAGCTCTGCTCTCATTTCATTTAAAATATCATCTTTGTTAATTTTTTTATCTACTTCCTTTTCTTCTCTAATTGCAGTTCTCTGATTAGCAATCGTGCCACGACATATTGATGCTAGTTCTGCCAGTTTTGGCTCAGATAAATGACTTGAGCCATAAAGTGTTTTTATGAAATCTTTTGGCATTTTTTCGTTAGTTGTATTCATAAAATGGCCGAGTGATTTCATATCAATTGATGAGTGAATTTTTTCCGCGACACCAGACCAAGCCATTTCAGAAATGTCATTTTTAGATAATTCAGGTGAATAAATGAGTATGTTGATGGAAGAAAAATTAGTTTTTGTTAAGTCAAAAGCTGCATGTTCGAAACCTGAAATTATTTGAATAGAGCTGTGATTTTCAATTGCATGTAGGGTCATCGACTTAGTAAAAAACTCAGTCGATGAGGTGGGGAGCTTTTCAATGTTGAATAATTTTTCCATGGAAATAAAAAATTCAAATGCAGTTTTTGCT
This window of the Psychromonas sp. MME1 genome carries:
- a CDS encoding Fic family protein, whose protein sequence is MISEAEINEAESLLLVQLYQYLFDGSNPALSSLTVADISEWHRKWLGNIYEWAGTARSVNMRKGSFDFSAARQIPSLLDNFEKSLLNKFDDLPNISEESLIHFLAKVHVEFILIHPFREGNDRIARLLLDVIADKAGFSLLNYNLWDEHKAFYFKAIQAGVAGDYQHMERLIGDVLTPKSAN